In the Moraxella osloensis genome, one interval contains:
- a CDS encoding vWA domain-containing protein, with product MFINLFYTLRTYGVPVSTRELLDLYALLETGIVFADREQFYELIRLCMVKDEKYFDKFDRAMADYFDGIDTLDIDELMAKLGNIPKEWLELKLDPNNLTEAERRLLKKYGSLEALMQALEERLKEQKERHQGGNKWVGTGGSSPFGAYGDHPEGVRVGGESRKRSAVKVWEQRKYRDLDTDNQLETRSMQMALRKLRKFARDGAADELDIGSTIKKTAQKGMLDVQLRPERRNRVKVLMLFDIGGSMDSYIEACERLFAAAKNEFKTLEFFYFHNCVYEYVWTENARRNASAVPTLDVLHKYGSDYRVIFVGDAAMSPYELLSVGGSVEYMSQDTGQAWLKRITNHFDKVAWLNPETPSYWQYTQTIGLIKDIMQGHMYPMTLHGIEDMTKYLAR from the coding sequence GTGTTTATCAATCTTTTTTACACCTTACGCACTTATGGCGTGCCAGTTTCCACCCGGGAATTGCTAGATCTTTATGCTTTGCTAGAAACAGGCATTGTGTTTGCCGACCGTGAACAATTCTACGAGCTGATTCGCCTATGTATGGTCAAAGACGAAAAATACTTTGATAAATTTGATAGGGCAATGGCGGATTATTTTGACGGTATTGATACATTAGACATTGACGAGCTGATGGCAAAATTGGGTAATATCCCCAAAGAATGGCTGGAACTCAAACTTGACCCCAATAATCTCACCGAAGCCGAGCGACGCCTACTTAAAAAATATGGCTCGCTTGAAGCACTCATGCAAGCCCTAGAGGAACGCCTAAAAGAACAAAAAGAGCGACACCAAGGCGGTAACAAATGGGTCGGCACAGGCGGCTCATCGCCATTTGGGGCGTATGGTGACCATCCTGAAGGTGTACGAGTAGGCGGCGAAAGCCGAAAACGCAGCGCGGTTAAGGTGTGGGAGCAGCGCAAATACCGCGATTTAGATACGGATAACCAGCTAGAGACGCGCTCCATGCAAATGGCACTGCGAAAGCTGCGTAAATTCGCCCGTGATGGGGCGGCTGATGAGCTTGATATTGGCTCAACCATCAAGAAAACCGCGCAAAAAGGGATGCTCGATGTGCAGCTGCGTCCCGAACGCCGCAATCGTGTTAAAGTACTCATGCTATTTGATATCGGTGGTAGCATGGATAGCTATATCGAAGCCTGTGAGCGCTTATTCGCCGCCGCTAAAAACGAGTTTAAGACGCTTGAGTTTTTTTATTTTCATAACTGCGTGTATGAGTATGTTTGGACAGAAAATGCCCGCCGTAACGCCAGTGCCGTGCCCACATTGGATGTGCTTCACAAATACGGCAGTGATTATCGAGTGATTTTTGTCGGTGATGCCGCAATGTCGCCTTATGAGTTGTTATCTGTTGGCGGTAGCGTTGAGTATATGAGCCAAGATACGGGACAGGCGTGGCTAAAACGTATCACTAACCACTTTGATAAAGTCGCATGGCTCAATCCTGAGACACCAAGCTACTGGCAATACACGCAGACCATCGGTTTAATCAAAGATATCATGCAAGGTCATATGTACCCAATGACCTTGCATGGGATTGAAGATATGACCAAGTATTTGGCGCGGTAG
- a CDS encoding septal ring lytic transglycosylase RlpA family protein, which translates to MSKRQSNLANVATLLCFCGVTAISSTTQAATSNLDHVLNELTRQHNNASDLVKSARQPRNLALDSQLISQDTSQASKDSDVLERLSAVASNTVNRFSQTGVASWYGRQFQGRKTASGDTFDSNSLTAAHRSLPMNCYIKVTNKSNGKSVVVKVNDRGPFSSHRVLDLSYAAAKQIGLASTGTGNVVIERVGGPN; encoded by the coding sequence ATGTCAAAGCGTCAATCGAATTTAGCTAACGTAGCGACGTTACTTTGCTTTTGTGGCGTAACGGCGATTAGCTCAACTACCCAAGCAGCCACGAGCAATTTAGATCACGTACTTAATGAGTTAACCCGCCAGCACAACAATGCATCAGACTTAGTCAAATCAGCCCGCCAACCTCGCAACCTTGCCTTAGACAGCCAACTCATCAGCCAAGACACTTCACAAGCTAGCAAAGATTCAGACGTGTTAGAACGTCTTTCTGCCGTTGCATCCAATACAGTCAATCGCTTTAGCCAAACGGGTGTCGCCTCTTGGTATGGTCGTCAATTTCAAGGTCGTAAAACTGCTAGCGGTGATACTTTTGATTCCAATTCGTTGACTGCGGCGCATCGCTCATTGCCAATGAACTGTTATATCAAAGTAACCAACAAATCAAACGGCAAAAGTGTTGTGGTAAAAGTCAATGACCGCGGTCCATTTTCAAGCCATCGCGTATTAGATTTATCGTACGCCGCCGCCAAACAAATTGGCTTAGCAAGCACGGGCACAGGCAACGTCGTTATTGAGCGTGTGGGTGGTCCAAACTAA
- the rodA gene encoding rod shape-determining protein RodA yields the protein MVDKIGQYRFSRQAHHFGNDSLPSFWQRVHLDPWLLMLLFVTALFGLAILYSASTQDMGMVIRQTISFTIAFVVMIVMAQIPPSLYRDFTPFFYVGGVALLILVKIIGEVRLGAQRWIGIPGFGSVQPSEFMKLGMPMLTAWFLSKRDLPPSLSTVLITLVAIGIPVLLIAEQPDLGTSLLVASSGLFVLFLSGLPWWMIGSAVALFIPFVFVAWEYLLHDYQRRRVLTLLDPESDALGAGWNIMQSKTAIGSGGLTGKGYLQGTQSHLHFLPEGHTDFIIAAFSEEFGLIGVSLLMFLYFCILCRALFIAYSNTAVYSKLLSGAIAMSFFVYVFVNAGMVAGILPVVGVPLPFISYGGTALITLMAGFGLVMSIASHNVK from the coding sequence ATGGTAGATAAGATTGGACAGTACCGTTTTTCTAGGCAAGCTCATCACTTTGGTAATGACAGTCTACCCTCCTTTTGGCAGCGCGTGCATTTAGACCCTTGGTTATTGATGCTATTGTTTGTCACAGCTTTGTTTGGTTTAGCCATTTTATACAGTGCCTCTACTCAAGACATGGGAATGGTCATCCGTCAAACCATTAGTTTTACCATCGCGTTTGTGGTGATGATTGTCATGGCGCAAATCCCGCCCAGTCTTTACCGTGATTTTACCCCGTTTTTTTATGTGGGTGGTGTGGCGTTACTGATACTGGTCAAAATTATTGGTGAGGTGCGACTGGGTGCGCAGCGCTGGATTGGTATTCCTGGGTTTGGTAGTGTCCAGCCGTCAGAGTTTATGAAGCTTGGCATGCCGATGCTCACTGCTTGGTTTTTATCCAAACGCGACTTGCCGCCAAGTTTATCGACAGTGCTTATCACGCTGGTGGCGATTGGTATTCCAGTGCTGCTAATTGCTGAGCAGCCCGACTTGGGTACCTCTTTATTGGTGGCGTCCAGTGGCTTATTTGTGCTGTTCTTATCGGGTTTACCTTGGTGGATGATTGGCTCTGCGGTGGCGCTGTTTATTCCTTTTGTTTTTGTGGCTTGGGAATACCTGCTACACGACTACCAGCGCAGACGCGTCCTGACTTTGCTAGACCCTGAAAGCGATGCCTTGGGGGCTGGATGGAATATCATGCAGTCAAAAACCGCGATTGGCTCAGGGGGACTCACAGGTAAAGGCTACTTGCAAGGCACACAATCTCATCTACACTTTTTACCAGAAGGTCACACCGATTTTATCATTGCGGCTTTTTCTGAGGAGTTTGGCTTAATTGGTGTCAGTTTACTGATGTTTTTGTATTTTTGTATTCTATGCCGCGCCTTATTTATTGCTTACTCCAATACTGCTGTCTATAGCAAATTACTCTCAGGCGCGATTGCTATGTCATTTTTTGTCTATGTGTTTGTGAATGCTGGCATGGTAGCAGGTATTTTGCCAGTTGTCGGTGTTCCTTTACCATTTATCAGCTATGGCGGTACCGCTTTAATTACTTTGATGGCAGGATTTGGTTTAGTGATGTCAATTGCCTCACATAATGTTAAATGA
- a CDS encoding D-Ala-D-Ala carboxypeptidase family metallohydrolase: protein MTHQNKTKNKPTIIEDNAQTAQYANAKSANTQNINTTKTQNTKTKILTGIVGSGMIMTLLIACNHPVTPIDNRKPTTTIVRQTQPNPKNTTVTQTDNMRGLILNRQNTTRPTTDYGALKNTTRYNSNVVYTNDADFKDWLASHSYKQSEVLAYQNYLQSQLGSIPPMDQLITSARDARRCGFEPYEVPPASLWQNIVPTLQMLQQLQKQSYLPYSTVIRSVYRNPVLNDCAGGAGESKHMTNGAIDIWVPENEANKWAIESTFDGLCQFWQSNGQAYSFGLGLYQTGSVHLDTQGFRKWGASHSSSSSPCRF from the coding sequence ATGACACATCAAAACAAGACCAAAAATAAACCAACCATTATCGAAGACAACGCGCAAACCGCCCAGTATGCCAATGCCAAAAGTGCCAATACCCAGAATATCAACACTACCAAGACTCAGAATACCAAAACCAAGATTCTAACAGGCATTGTTGGCTCAGGGATGATAATGACATTGCTTATCGCGTGTAATCATCCGGTCACACCCATCGATAACCGAAAACCGACTACGACCATCGTTCGTCAAACCCAGCCAAACCCTAAAAATACCACTGTCACGCAGACTGACAATATGCGCGGTCTTATTTTAAACCGTCAAAACACAACCCGACCTACAACAGATTATGGCGCACTCAAAAATACCACACGATACAATAGTAACGTTGTCTATACCAATGATGCAGATTTTAAAGATTGGCTGGCTAGCCACAGTTATAAGCAATCAGAAGTGTTGGCGTATCAAAATTATTTGCAAAGCCAATTAGGCAGTATTCCGCCGATGGATCAGTTAATCACGAGTGCCAGAGATGCGCGCCGCTGCGGTTTTGAGCCGTATGAAGTACCGCCTGCGTCACTATGGCAAAATATCGTGCCTACCCTTCAAATGCTGCAGCAACTGCAAAAACAAAGTTATTTACCGTATTCGACAGTGATACGCTCCGTGTATCGAAACCCTGTATTGAATGATTGTGCCGGCGGTGCGGGCGAGAGTAAGCACATGACCAATGGCGCAATTGATATTTGGGTACCTGAAAACGAAGCCAATAAATGGGCGATAGAAAGCACCTTTGATGGACTTTGCCAGTTTTGGCAGTCCAACGGGCAAGCCTATAGTTTTGGACTTGGCTTGTATCAGACAGGCTCGGTGCATCTTGATACACAAGGTTTTCGAAAATGGGGCGCAAGCCATAGCTCAAGCTCATCACCCTGTCGTTTTTAA
- a CDS encoding M16 family metallopeptidase: MKPRLAKILLLMTTIATQGGHAEPATHSNTHSSGNVDPTAPIAALDKLTSLKTTAPLKVTLPHIIHFTTDSGTPVALVQTHHLPIVDVSVYFNAGAARDEAIKKGGFGIASLTASMLDQGTRHKSEDEIAETSEQLGVDLSARAYKDMFIVSLRSLSDEARLSPALGLMSDMMTQPTFPNKNFERTKAQYLISLQQAKEDPDSIASKAFAAALYGNHPYAHPTQGTEYSIAKINATDLKAFSQQFLVAKNANIAITGDISLERARALANQLTAQMPVGTAAPKLADAQPLSAAKTIHIPFDSTQTTVLMGQLGQKRVADSLGLQHQTNFAIADEIVGGGNFQARLMEDIRKKRGLTYGIYSSTTPMLAQGSYTIRFSTRNQKSQEAIEATKQVIKNTLEKGVTPNELALTKDSLINSFPISFASNAAMNATIGMMGFYQLPDSYLTEYVTRVQRADLTAVNQSYKDLIDPNKFLIVTVGNATPNTTKTAK; the protein is encoded by the coding sequence ATGAAACCACGCTTAGCTAAAATCTTATTACTAATGACCACCATTGCCACGCAAGGGGGCCATGCTGAACCTGCCACCCATAGCAATACTCACAGTAGTGGCAATGTTGACCCCACTGCACCCATTGCCGCTTTAGACAAATTAACCAGCCTAAAAACGACGGCACCGTTAAAAGTGACCCTACCGCATATCATCCACTTTACGACGGATTCGGGTACCCCAGTCGCTTTGGTACAAACCCATCATTTACCGATTGTGGATGTCAGTGTGTATTTTAATGCAGGCGCAGCTCGTGATGAAGCGATTAAAAAAGGCGGTTTTGGGATTGCCAGTCTGACCGCGAGTATGCTGGATCAGGGCACACGCCATAAAAGCGAAGATGAGATTGCCGAGACCAGTGAGCAGCTTGGGGTTGATTTATCTGCCCGTGCTTATAAAGACATGTTTATCGTGAGTTTGCGCAGTCTATCCGATGAAGCGCGCTTATCCCCTGCACTTGGTTTAATGAGCGATATGATGACCCAGCCTACGTTTCCAAACAAAAACTTTGAACGTACCAAAGCCCAGTATTTAATCAGCCTGCAACAAGCCAAAGAAGACCCAGATAGCATCGCAAGCAAAGCCTTTGCTGCGGCGCTTTATGGGAATCACCCCTACGCCCACCCCACCCAAGGCACGGAATACAGCATTGCCAAAATTAATGCCACCGATCTCAAAGCTTTTAGCCAGCAGTTTTTGGTGGCGAAGAACGCGAATATTGCCATTACAGGCGATATCAGTCTTGAGCGCGCGCGGGCGCTTGCCAATCAGCTAACCGCTCAAATGCCTGTTGGCACAGCTGCCCCAAAGCTTGCCGATGCCCAGCCTTTGAGCGCCGCTAAAACGATTCATATCCCCTTTGACAGCACCCAAACCACCGTATTGATGGGGCAATTGGGTCAAAAACGCGTGGCGGATAGCTTAGGCTTACAGCATCAAACCAACTTTGCCATTGCCGATGAAATCGTCGGGGGCGGCAATTTTCAAGCCAGACTGATGGAAGACATCCGTAAAAAACGCGGGCTCACCTATGGCATTTATAGCAGCACCACGCCGATGCTTGCCCAAGGTAGCTATACCATTCGTTTTTCTACCCGTAACCAAAAGTCGCAAGAAGCAATTGAGGCGACCAAGCAAGTCATCAAAAATACCCTAGAAAAAGGGGTAACGCCAAACGAATTGGCTTTAACCAAAGACAGTCTAATCAACAGTTTCCCCATCAGTTTTGCTAGCAATGCCGCCATGAATGCCACAATTGGTATGATGGGGTTTTATCAGCTGCCAGATAGTTACTTGACCGAGTACGTGACGCGCGTGCAGCGCGCCGACCTTACCGCTGTCAATCAAAGCTATAAAGACCTCATTGACCCTAACAAGTTTTTGATTGTGACAGTTGGGAACGCCACGCCAAACACAACAAAAACCGCTAAATAG
- a CDS encoding M16 family metallopeptidase — translation MLNRNPVSKPTFCNLTLLAAALTYTLSVSGCSTAQTLATKTMPTKTTPTVANTPIKSHPTANAVTDATQQTRSPTDFDSDNIKTRHEYTLANGLKVIIKEDHRSPVVISQIWYRVGAADEPTNLGGMSHLLEHMMFKGTKNVSSADFERLIAKFGGSNNAFTSYDYTAYYEIFPANRLALALELEADRMTHLQLKDSDFTAERQVVMEERRERTDDNPNARAYEQFSKMAYPNSPKGESVIGPMAEIESIGLKDLTNWYKTWYAPNNATLVIVGDVNPTEAINEVKKYFADKKPQTLPTRPSVIQPGFRGYQEKTMQLPVQVPMVMMAFNVPTLTTAKDPKTAYSLSLLADVLDGGLSARLEKRLVREKQLLASVGSGYNAFSRGDGLFLIQATPRDGVTLAQAKQAIIAEIDALKTQPIAQSELTRAKTNTMTSLIYSQDSISGQAQMIGSLNSIGLDDRMVFNLPKILDSITESDLHAAASKYLVNNNLTVLNVVKENKPNK, via the coding sequence ATGTTAAACCGAAACCCTGTATCAAAGCCTACCTTTTGTAACCTTACCCTCCTTGCTGCCGCCTTGACCTATACGCTCAGTGTATCAGGTTGCAGCACTGCGCAAACCCTCGCAACCAAAACCATGCCGACCAAAACTACCCCGACTGTAGCGAATACGCCTATTAAATCCCACCCAACTGCTAACGCGGTAACCGATGCAACCCAGCAAACGCGCAGCCCCACAGATTTTGACAGCGACAATATAAAAACGCGCCATGAATATACGCTGGCTAATGGCTTAAAGGTGATAATCAAAGAAGATCACCGCTCCCCTGTGGTGATAAGCCAAATATGGTATCGCGTGGGTGCCGCGGATGAACCCACTAACTTAGGCGGTATGTCGCATTTGCTTGAGCATATGATGTTTAAGGGGACAAAAAACGTGTCCTCAGCAGATTTTGAACGCCTCATCGCCAAATTTGGCGGTAGCAATAATGCCTTTACCAGCTATGACTACACCGCATATTATGAAATTTTCCCTGCCAATCGCTTAGCGCTCGCCCTAGAGCTTGAAGCCGATCGGATGACCCATTTACAGCTAAAAGACAGTGACTTTACCGCTGAGCGCCAAGTGGTGATGGAAGAGCGCCGCGAGCGCACCGATGACAACCCAAACGCCCGCGCCTATGAGCAGTTTAGCAAAATGGCGTATCCCAACAGCCCCAAAGGGGAATCGGTGATTGGTCCCATGGCAGAAATCGAATCCATTGGTCTAAAAGACCTAACCAATTGGTATAAAACATGGTATGCGCCCAACAATGCGACCTTAGTAATCGTGGGCGATGTCAATCCAACAGAGGCTATCAATGAAGTCAAAAAATATTTTGCCGATAAAAAACCGCAAACTCTGCCAACGCGCCCCAGTGTGATACAGCCAGGCTTTCGTGGTTATCAAGAAAAAACCATGCAACTACCCGTGCAAGTGCCTATGGTCATGATGGCGTTTAACGTGCCGACGCTTACCACAGCAAAAGACCCCAAAACCGCCTATAGTCTATCGCTACTAGCCGATGTGCTCGATGGCGGTCTATCTGCGCGCCTAGAAAAACGCCTAGTACGGGAAAAACAGCTACTAGCCTCAGTCGGCAGTGGTTACAATGCCTTTAGTCGGGGCGATGGGCTATTTTTAATCCAAGCCACCCCGCGAGATGGCGTGACGCTTGCCCAAGCCAAACAAGCAATCATTGCTGAGATTGACGCGCTTAAAACCCAACCGATTGCACAAAGTGAACTGACCCGTGCCAAAACCAACACCATGACCAGCTTGATTTATAGCCAAGATAGTATCAGCGGACAGGCGCAGATGATTGGCAGTCTAAACAGCATTGGGCTTGATGATCGGATGGTGTTTAACCTACCCAAAATCTTAGATAGCATCACAGAAAGTGACTTACACGCTGCTGCTAGCAAATATTTGGTTAACAACAATTTAACCGTGCTCAATGTGGTGAAAGAAAACAAACCCAATAAATAA